The sequence TACTATAAATTTGGCTACAATTGTAATCATTGTTTCAGTTCTTAACAGTTGTTGTGATTAAAACTTCCCGGCTCAAACAGAATTCCAAAAAGTAATTTCGGTTTTTAATTAAGCAGTAGAAGCTGTCTAAAACAAATTTAACTTAATTTGTAGCAATAAGACAAATTTTAATGAAACGAATTGGACTGTTATCCGACACACATGGGTTTATCCACGACCGGATTTTTACTTTCTTCGATAAAGTGGATGAAATATGGCATGCCGGTGATATTGGAAATATAGAAACAGCAGATCGTTTGGCTGACTTTAAAGCTTTACGCGGTGTTTACGGAAATATCGACGGACAGGATGTTCGTGTGGTTCATCCCATGCATCAGCGTTTTAAATGCGAGGAAGTGGATGTTTGGATGACGCATATCGGTGGTTATCCCGGGCGATACGAGCGCTACGTAAAGCCCGATATTTACTCCAATTCACCCGATCTGTTTATAAGCGGGCATTCGCATATTTTAAAAGTGATTTACGATAAGAAGCTTAACTTTTTACACATGAATCCCGGAGCAGCAGGATACAAAGGTTTTCACAAAGTTTGTACGGCACTGCGTTTTGTTATTGACGGTGCAAATATTAGGGATTTGGAGATTTGGGAAATACCACGAAACGAAATAATTAGAAGAGAGTAAAAAATTGTATTCTTTAAGCCTAAATAATGAAAATAAGAATTCACCATTTTTTCGATATAATCCGTGATTTTGGAAGTGGAAAAGAAATAACTCCACATCCACACGGACACTCTTATCACCGGATTGCAAAGCTTATTGATAACGATGCTACTATTGAGATGGAGTTGCTTATTGCATCTGATGCTATTTGTGAGGGGTGTTCACATTTGGTAAATGGAATTTGTGACGATATAATTACACATCGAACAGACTTCTCGGGGAAGGAGGATTTTAATAACCACCTGGACGTAAGAATAATGGAAGTTTGCGGGTTAAAAGCAAATTAGAAATATTCACCGGTGTTGCTGTGCAAATTAGCTGGAAGATACCTGCAAGAAATTGAATTTATTTATGAAGGGAATGATTTGCAACATACTGCTGTAAGGAAAAAGAACGTGGAAAATGGTTTAAGGTTTTACGCAGAAAAACACGATTTTAAACTAAAATTTTAAAGTCAAATAATTCCTTCCAAAGCCTTTCGAACTCTTCGTTGTATTGTTTTACAATTTCATATTTTGTAGTAGCCAGCAGGTTTTCCTGGTTGTGTTTTGTGGCAGTGTAAGTCCAGTTAAAACTTCCGGTAATCGCGATCTGTCCATCAATAATTCCAAATTTATTGTGCATGTGGTAATGCGAATGATCTGTTTTTACGGGAATTCCGGCTTTGGCAAGTTCGGTGATTTCAGAGCCATTGTCTTCTACCTTTTCATCGTCGGTAATTATACGCACTTTTACTCCCCGTTTGTGGCACGACTTAATTTTTTTTGCTAATTCATTGTCGGTGATGGTAAATATGCACAAATCGACGGTTTCTGTTGCATGATCGAGAAGTTGCCTGATTTCGTTTTTGATTTCTTTACCCGGACTAAAAAATACCTGATTAAAGTGGAAAGCATGTTCATTAATCAGCGTAATGCAGGTTTCCAGCCACGAAATAACATTGTTGAGCCCGGATGCTTCCAGTTGTTTGCCTTTTTCAATCAGCTGGCTTTTTAAGTTTTCTCTGTTTAAACGATTAAGTTTTTTTAATCTGCCGGTAATCGAATTCGGCACCTCCTGCTCATTAAGCGAATCGCAGCGTTTCACAAAGTAATTAAATAGGTCATGCATGGTGTTTGTTTTATTAGATTAATAGTAGATTTAATAAGATCAATAAAAGATATAAAACTGAAACAGTCAATCTTTAATCAATCTGATTTCAATCTTCATCAATCTGGTTTTAAGAACGAATGTGCTACCCAGTTATTTTTCTCCACAAAGCCGGCATTTTTCATTCCCAGTTCTTCGGCTTTTGCAACAATATCGGGAATGTCTTCGGTGTAGAAACCGCTCATGATCAGTGTTCCTCCATTGTTCAATACCGAATGATATGCTTCCATGTCGTTTAGTAAAACATTTTTATGGATATTGGCAAAAATCAAATCGTATTTTTCGTTTCCAAGCAAGCTGGCGTCACCAAGTCTTATTTCAATGTTGCTGATGTTGTTTAGTTGGGCATTTTCCAGTGTTCCTTCGTACGACCACTTATCGATGTCGATGGCAGTAATCTGTTTTGCCCCTTTCATCGATGCCAGAATGCTGAGAATTCCAGTACCGCAACCCATATCAAGAATGGTCTTTCCACTCAAATCGTTTTGCAGAATCGATTCGATGATGGTAGCTGTTGTCTCATGATTTCCGGTTCCGAAAGCCATGTTCGGCTCAATAATAATTTCGTATTTTGCTTCGGGATATTCATTATGAAAAGGTGCACGGATCATACATTCACCGCCAATTACCAACGGTTTAAAATAATTCTTTTCCCACTCTTCGTTCCAGTTCTGATCGGCAATAAATTCGGATTCTACGTCGAACGAGAAATCTCCGGAGAAGGCCTCCAGTACAGTATTTAAACTTTCTTCTGAATAGTTAGCTGAGGGAATAAAAGCTTCAAAACCTGTTTCTGTTTCCACAAAACTGTCGAAGCCAATTTCTGCCAGCTGAGCATTTAAAATATCGCGTAACCACTCCTGAAACGGTGTGATTTGTATAGTAACTTTTTGGTAATCCATTTTTTCTAATTTTCTTGTTTCTCAACGTTGTAAGAATACTTAACACCGTCCTTTAGGGCGGTGAAAGGCAAAAGTAAGCATCTCGCAGGATTTTGTAATATTTTGTATTTTAATAATTTACAAAATATTACAAAATCCTTGTAATCGGTAAGTCTTTCTTCACCGTCCTAAAGGACGGTGTTAGTGATACTAAGTATTGATAATTTGATTAGGTATAAAAAAACGGCCACTCAAAATTGAATGGCCGTTTCACTGTCCCTTTTTCCGTCACTTAAAAAATTTGTTCGGGAAAAAGTTTACGGCTATAAAGCCGAAAATTCCTGTTATACTAATTATTGCAAGATCTGCAATTTGATTTTTTATATTTTCTTTTCGTTTTTTAATGACAATAAAATGAATTACAATCAAAACTAAACTAACGATTAGCCACAAGAATGATGAATGAAATGCACCAAAAAAACGGATGTACGAAGATTTGCTGTCGGTAAGTTTTAGCTCGAACGGAAAGATTAAATGTGCTATTTTCCCTTCAACTCGTTCGTCGCGTATTAACCACGTTTCTTTATACTCATCAACAAATTGAAAGTCTTTATCCAATATGGTTGATGAAACAAAACCATTGCCATAGCTTGTTATGTTGTAATTAAACAGATCACCAAAAATCCGTACTTCATTTAATTCCGGATGAATATCTTTTACCCCGAGCTTTTGTAATATATAGTCGTATTGTGTTAATACATATACATCGTGGTCAGTCGAGAACAAGTAAGCATAATAAAGTTTGTCACTAAAATCAACGCAGGCAATATGTTTGAACTTCAGTCCTTCCGGTAATTCAACTTTGCGTACAAATGG comes from uncultured Draconibacterium sp. and encodes:
- the prmA gene encoding 50S ribosomal protein L11 methyltransferase, which translates into the protein MDYQKVTIQITPFQEWLRDILNAQLAEIGFDSFVETETGFEAFIPSANYSEESLNTVLEAFSGDFSFDVESEFIADQNWNEEWEKNYFKPLVIGGECMIRAPFHNEYPEAKYEIIIEPNMAFGTGNHETTATIIESILQNDLSGKTILDMGCGTGILSILASMKGAKQITAIDIDKWSYEGTLENAQLNNISNIEIRLGDASLLGNEKYDLIFANIHKNVLLNDMEAYHSVLNNGGTLIMSGFYTEDIPDIVAKAEELGMKNAGFVEKNNWVAHSFLKPD
- a CDS encoding metallophosphoesterase family protein; the encoded protein is MKRIGLLSDTHGFIHDRIFTFFDKVDEIWHAGDIGNIETADRLADFKALRGVYGNIDGQDVRVVHPMHQRFKCEEVDVWMTHIGGYPGRYERYVKPDIYSNSPDLFISGHSHILKVIYDKKLNFLHMNPGAAGYKGFHKVCTALRFVIDGANIRDLEIWEIPRNEIIRRE
- a CDS encoding phospholipase D-like domain-containing protein is translated as MHDLFNYFVKRCDSLNEQEVPNSITGRLKKLNRLNRENLKSQLIEKGKQLEASGLNNVISWLETCITLINEHAFHFNQVFFSPGKEIKNEIRQLLDHATETVDLCIFTITDNELAKKIKSCHKRGVKVRIITDDEKVEDNGSEITELAKAGIPVKTDHSHYHMHNKFGIIDGQIAITGSFNWTYTATKHNQENLLATTKYEIVKQYNEEFERLWKELFDFKILV